From one Leishmania infantum JPCM5 genome chromosome 29 genomic stretch:
- the ABCH2 gene encoding ATP-binding cassette protein subfamily H, member 2 has product MSLATTERTPATVGKLSPSSGIFSIPDNISPVTAEEAPKSRDILLNDASLSELSRQTVLQSEPVVLRLCHVGKSYPIVGSDERVVALKDITLAEPEHSSAAATTQEASNTNCLQRGNLPPPFAPVRRGEFVMIRGPSGGGKTTLLNIIGSIDSCTEGTIELNGRIIDKDTKESVLADIRLKNLGFVFQTFNLIATMTAAENVELPMTLLGKMSAKAMRLRSRQLLTLVGLRNRINHLPSELSGGEQQRVTIARSLANNPSILLLDEPTGDLDTANTIEVMDLLMRINRRTKTTCIMVTHNPDIECYADRILYVSDGRFAREVFNTLPTCLNLENYTEYLAAKERAITGFAEVGAVEDDSEPRATAAMAGDIDNKGGEIQKPNSSRVLESITEGQSACSIVPPAASRSAVVHLLYPPAAATAPSLSGVTQTFPHTTHHGSVSVPPAFVSSALVQREEREVPNGL; this is encoded by the coding sequence ATGTCCTTGGCGACGACGGAAAGGACGCCTGCGACGGTGGGGAAGCTGTCTCCGTCTTCAGGGATATTCAGCATTCCTGATAACATCAGCCCCGtgacggcggaggaggcgccgaAGAGCCGTGACATCCTTCTCAACGATGCGTCCTTATCGGAGCTGTCGCGGCAGACCGTGCTGCAGTCCGAGCCGGTGGTGCTTCGTTTGTGCCACGTGGGCAAGAGCTACCCTATCGTCGGCTCTGATGAGCGTGTTGTGGCGCTCAAGGATATTACGCTGGCTGAGCCAGAGCACTcgagcgcggcagcgacgacacaGGAAGCCTCCAACACGAACTGCCTTCAACGCGGCAACCTACCTCCGCCGTTTGCGCCCGTGCGACGCGGCGAGTTTGTCATGATCCGTGGAcccagcggtggtggcaagACAACGCTGCTAAACATCATTGGCAGCATCGACTCCTGCACCGAGGGTACAATCGAGCTAAACGGGAGGATCATCGACAAGGACACCAAGGAGAGCGTTTTGGCAGACATCCGCCTGAAAAATCTCGGCTTCGTGTTCCAGACGTTTAACTTGATCGCTACCATGACCGCCGCTGAGAACGTGGAGCTGCCTATGACGCTACTGGGCAAGATGTCAGCGAAGGCAATGCGGCTGCGGTCTCGCCAGCTGCTCACGCTAGTCGGACTGCGTAACCGCATCAACCACCTCCCCTCCGAGCTCAGtggtggcgagcagcagcgtgtgaCAATTGCGCGAAGCTTGGCGAACAATCCGTCTATCCTCCTGCTTGACGAGCCGACAGGCGACCTGGACACGGCGAACACGATCGAAGTGATGGATCTCCTCATGCGCATCAACCGCCGCACCAAGACGACGTGCATCATGGTCACACATAATCCTGACATCGAGTGCTACGCCGACCGCATCCTTTACGTGAGCGACGGCCGCTTTGCGAGGGAGGTTTTCAATACGCTGCCTACGTGCCTCAACCTGGAGAACTACACCGAGTACCTGGCCGCCAAAGAGAGGGCGATCACCGGCTTCGCCGAGGTCGGGGCTGTCGAGGATGACAGCGAGCCAAGGGCCACTGCGGCGATGGCAGGAGACATCGACAACAAGGGTGGTGAGATCCAAAAGCCGAACTCCAGCCGTGTGCTAGAGTCTATTACCGAGGGGCAGTCAGCGTGCTCCATTGTGCCGcctgccgcgtcgcgctccGCAGTTGTGCACCTTCTCTACCCTCcggccgctgccacggcacCGAGCCTCAGCGGCGTCACCCAGACTTTCCCACACACCACGCATCACGGCAGCGTCTCCGTTCCCCCTGCGTTCGTTTCTtcagcgctggtgcagcgcgaggagagggaggtccCCAATGGGCTGTAG